The segment CCATGCGCTAGACGGCAATTACGGCAAGCCGAAGGTCGATGCGATGGCCGAGCGGATCGCGCTGATCGATCCCGCGTGCCGCGTGAACCGGATCGAGGATTTCGCCGAGCCCGACAACTTCGACGCGCTGCTCGGCGGCGGTTTCGACTACGTGATCGACGCGATCGACAGCGTGCGCACGAAAGTCGCGCTGATCGCGTGGTGCGTCGCGAAGCGGCAGCCGCTGGTCACGGTCGGCGGCGCGGGTGGCCAGCTCGACCCGACGCGGATCCGGATCGACGATCTCGCGCTGACGATCCAGGATCCATTGCTGTCGAAGGTGCGCGCGCAGTTGCGCAAGCAGCACGGCTTCCCGCGCGGGCCGAAGGCGCGTTTCAAGGTCAGCGCCGTGTATTCGGACGAGCCGCTGATCTATCCGGAAGCGGCCGCGTGCGACATCGAGGACGGCGCCGAGCCGTCGACGGCCGCGCACGTCGCGGGGCTCAACTGTGCGGGATTCGGTTCGAGCGTATGCGTGACCGCGAGCTTCGGTTTCGCGGCCGCCGCGCATGCGCTGCGTGCGATTGCTGTGCAGGCCGCCGGCTGATCGGCGAGGCGCGAGCGTCGATTCATGCTGCGGCGCGGGACACGCGCTGCCAGCGATACGGCGACCCAGCCGGGCCGTTGCGGCCCGGCCGGTCGTTCGTCAGTTGAGCGCCATGCTCAGCTTGCGCCGCCATCCTGCGACGATATCGGGGCGGTCGCCCGCCAGCTCGAATACCGAAATCATCGTCTTGCGGCCGAGATCGTCGCCGTACGCGCGGTCGCGCGTCACGATTTCCAGCAACTGTTCCAGCGCACCTTCATACGCGCGCCGCGCGATCAGGCTCTGCGCGAGGTCGAAGCGCGCGTCGAGATCGCCGGGGTTCGCCGCGATGCGTGCTTCGAGCGCGTCGGTCGGCGGCAGGTCGGCTGTTGCGTCGAGCGCGTCGAAACGGGTCTTGATCGCCTGGTAGCGCGGATCGCCGCCTTCCACGATCTGCGGCGATAGCCGCTCGGCCTCGGCGCGCGCGAGTTCGACCTGGTTGCTCGCGAGCAGCAGTTCGATCAGGTCGAGCCGCGCGTCGTCGAAGCCGGGGTTCAGCGCGAGCGCCGCTTCGAGGTGCGTGAGCGCGTCGTCGTTGCGCGATTCGGCCATCGCGTACTGCGCGGCGCGGCGTTCCGCTTCCTCGGGCGCCGGCAGCAGCCGGTCGAGGAACGCGCGCAACTGGCCTTCGGGCAGCACGCCGACGAACTGGTCGACCGGGCGCCCGTCCGCGAACGCGATCACGTGCGGGATGCTGCGCGTCTGGAAGTGCGCGGCGAGTTCCTGGTTCTCGTCGACGTTGACCTTCACGAGCTTCCAGCGGCCTGCGTAATCGCCTTCGAGTTTTTCGAGCAGCGGGCCGAGCGTCTTGCAGGGGCCGCACCACGGCGCCCAGAAGTCGACCAGCACGGGCGTGTCCAGCGACGCCTCGATGACGTCTTTCTCGAATGTGGCAAGCGTGGTGTCCATGTCGTTCTCTTCCGTTCGAATATCGTCAGGATGGGGGCAGCGCGCCCCTTTTTCAACGCGGCTTCGACTCGGGCAGCGGAATCCACTCGGTCTCGCCCGGCACCTTGCCCATTTCCTGGCGCGTCCATGCCTGTTTCGCGCGCTCGATCGCATCGCGGCTGCTGGCGACGAAATTCCATTCGATGAAGCGCTCGCCGTCGATCTTGTCGCCGCCGAGCAGCATCGCGCGCGCACCGGTGGCACTCGTCAGCGCGACCGTTGCGCCCGGCGCGAGCACGGCCATCCGCTCGGCCGGAACCGGCGTGCCGTCGATCGCGAGATCGCCGTCGACCACGTAGACCGCGCGCTCCTCGTGCGATGCATCGAGTTCGATGCGGCCGCCGGCCGCGAATTCGGCCGCGACATACAGCGTGCGCGAGAACGTCGTGACCGGCGAACGCAGCCCGAACGCGTCGCCGGCGATCACCGTCAGCGACACGCCGCCGTCGTCGTGCGTCGGCAGCGTGTCGGCCGCATGGTGCTCGAACGACGGCTCGGTGGTCTCGTGCGCGCGCGGCAGCGCGACCCAGGTCTGGATCCCGTGCACGGTGTGGCCGCTCGCGCGCTGGGCGTCGGGCGTGCGTTCGGAGTGGACGATCCCGCGGCCGGCCGTCATCCAGTTCACGTCGCCCGGCACGATTTCCTGCAGCGAGCCGAGGCTGTCGCGATGCAGGATCGCACCGTCGAACAGGTAGGTGACGGTCGCGAGCCCGATGTGCGGATGCGGGCGCACGTCGAGCCCCGTGCCGGCCGGCAGCATGGCGGGCCCCATGTGATCGAAGAAGATGAACGGACCGACGAGGCGCGCGGCGAGCGCGGGCAGCGTGCGGCGCACCTGCAGGTTGCCGATGTCGCGCACATGCGGTTTCAGCAAGGCTTTGATCGGGACGGTCATGGCGTGTCCTGTGGGGCGACGGGGGATGCGGGTCATTGTACTGGCCGCACGCGTTCGACGCGCGTGGCCGATTCCATGCGCCCCGCACGGGTATCCGGCCCCGCGATGAATCCCCGGTAGACTGGCCGGCTTCAGAACAACGATCAGACAATTGAGGAGATACCGATGATGGCCCCGAAGGACTTGCTGCTCGCGCTGGTCGTGATCCTGGCGTGGGGCGTGAACTTCGTCGTGATCAAGGTCGGCCTGCACGGGATGCCGCCGATGCTGCTCGGCGCGCTGCGCTTCACGCTCGCGGCCGTGCCCGCGGTGTTCTTCGTGCGCCGGCCGCAGATTCCGTGGCGCCTGCTGGTGCTGTACGGCGCGACGATCCAGCTCGGCCAGTTCGTGCTCCTGTTCACCGGCATGTACGTCGGCATGCCGGCCGGCCTCGCGTCGCTCGTGCTGCAGTCGCAGGCGTTCTTCACGCTGGTGTTCGCGATGCTGTTCCTCGGCGAGCGGCTGCGCGTGCAGAGCCTGATCGGGCTCGCGATCGCCGCGGGCGGGCTCGTCGTGATCGCGGCGCAGGGCGGCCGAGCGATGACGCTCGCGGGCTTCCTGCTGACGATCGGCTCGGCCGCGATGTGGGCGTTCGGCAACATCGTCACGAAGAAGGTCGGCAAGGCAAACCTCGTGTCGCTCGTCGTGTGGGCGAGCCTCGTGCCGCCCGTGCCGTTCTTCCTGCTGTCGCTGTGGTTCGAAGGGCCGCACCGGATCGCGACCGCGCTCGCCGGGCTGAACGGCGCGTCGATCTTCGCGGTCGTCTATCTCGCGTTCGTCGCGACGCTGCTCGGCTACGGGCTGTGGAGCCGCCTGATGTCGCGCTATCCGGCCGCGCAGGTCGCGCAGTTCTCGCTGCTGGTGCCGATCGTCGGCCTCGCGTCGTCGTCGCTGCTGCTCGACGAGCACCTGACGCGCGCGCAACTGATCGGCGCCGCGCTCGTGATGGGCGGGCTTGCGGTGAACGTGTTCGGCGGGAAACTGGTGCGCCGCTTCGCGGTGTCGTGACGCGCCGGCACGCGCTGCGTGCCGGCGGTGGGGCGGGGTGGGGTACGGCCGTCAGGCCATCCGGCCCTTCGCGAGCGGCGGATTCGCGGCGAAATAACGCTTGATGCCGCGGAAGATCGCGTCGGCCATCTCGTCGCGATAGCTGTCGTCGTTGAGCCTGCGCTCTTCGTCCGGGTTGCTGATGAACGCGGTCTCGACAAGGATCGACGGAATGTCGGGCGCCTTCAGCACCGCGAACCCGGCCTGCTCGACCGAGCCCTTGTGCAGCTTGTTGATGCCGCCGACTTCCTTCAGCACGTAGTTGCCGTAGCGCAGCGAGTCGCGGATCTGCGCGGTCGTCGACATGTCGAACAGCGCGCGGTTCACGGCGGCGTCCGCCGTCTTGATGTTGATGCCGCCGATCAGGTCGGACGAGTTTTCCTTGTTCGCCATCCAGCGCGCCGCGGCGCTCGTCGCGCCGTGGTCGGACAGCGCGAACACCGACGAGCCGCGCGCGGACGGCGTCGTGAACGCGTCCGCGTGGATCGACACGAAGAGATCGGCGCCGACGCGGCGCGCCTTCTGGACGCGCACGTTCAGCGGCACGAAGAAGTCGGCGTCGCGCGTCATCATCGCACGCATGTTCGGCGCGCCGTCGATCTTCGCGCGCAGCTTCTTCGCGATGTCGAGCGCGATGTGCTTCTCGTACGTGCCGCCGCCGCCGATCGCGCCCGGATCCTCGCCGCCGTGGCCCGGATCGATTGCGACCGTCAGCAGGCGCACGGTGCCGCCCTTGCCGGATTTCGGCGCGGTGAACTTGTAGGTGTCGCCGTCGTCGTCGCTGTCGTCGCGGCGCGCGATGACGGGCGGCGGCTTGACGGCCGGCTTCGCGGGTGTCGAAGGCGTGGCCGCGGCGGGCGGCGTGCGCGGTGTGGCCGGCGTGTTCTGCGCGAAGCGCTGGAAGAACGCGTCGCTGTTGTCGCCGGCGGCAGGCGGCGGCGTGGCCGGCCCGTTCAGCGCGGTCGGCGGCTGCATCTGCTGCGCGCGCACCGTGTCGTTGAGCGCCTGTTCCTTGCGTTCCGTCTGCGCGATCAGGTCGGTCAGCGGATCGGGCGCGACGGCCGGATACAGGTCGAACACGAGCCGGTACTTGTAGGTGCCGACCGGCGGCAGCGTGAACACCTGCGGCTTCACCGAGCCTTTCAGGTCGAACACCATCCGCACGACGTGCGGCTGATACTGGCCGACGCGCACCGACTGGATCTGCGGATCGTTCGGCGCGATCTTCGACACGAGGTCGCGCAGCGCCTGGTCGAGATCGAGGCCGCTGAGGTCGACGACGAGACGGTCGGGACCCTGCAGCAGTTGTTGGCTATTCTGCAGCGGCTGGTCGGATTCAATCGTGACGCGCGTGTAATCGCGCGCGGGCCACACACGCACGCCGAGCACCGACGACGCGTGTGCGAGCCGCGGTGCGACGAGACCGAGCACCAGCGTCGACGCGCCCGCGCGCAGGATCTGGCGGCGCCGCCAGTTATGCGTCGCGGTGGCCGCCGATTCGATCGAGCGGAACGGTTTGATCAACATCTTTCGAGACATGCCTTTCCTGAAGCGCTATACGCCCGGACGGTGAGGGCGCGGCCGTCGCCATCCACGTCGAGCGAGAAAACCAGATCGGGCACGCCGAGCAGTGCGCCCGCCTGTTGCGGCCATTCGACGAGGCAGATCGCGCTGGAATTGAAATACTCGCGAAAGCCTGCGTCGGACCATTCGGCCGGATCGTTGAATCGATACAGATCGAAGTGATAGACCTCGAGTTCCCCATCGCTGCGTTCGAGCGCGTAAGGCTCGACGAGCGTATAAGTTGGGCTGCGCACGCGTCCCTGGTGGCCGAGGCCGCGCAGGATCGCGCGCACGAGGCTCGTCTTGCCCGCGCCGAGATCGCCGACCAGCTGGATCTGCAGCCCGTCGAACGCATGCGCGCGGGCGAGATCGATGCGCGCCGCGTCGAGCGCGTGCGCGAAGCGCGTGCCGAAGGCCTCGGTCGCCGCTTCGTCGGCGAGCGCGATCACGTGCTCCGCGAACGGGGCTGGCAGCATGACGGCATGAGGCGTATGGGACGTGGCTGGCATTCTCGTAAAATAGTGCGATGAACCGATTACCGGAACTCGCCGCATCCGACAGGCCTTCGACTCGTGCCGAGGGCGCGGCGCCGTGCGCGCTCGACGAAGCGGCTTTGACTGCGCTCGCCGCTCGCATCAGGGCGTGGGGGCGCGAATTGGGTTTCGGGGCGATCGGCATCAGCGATACCGATCTCTCGGATGCCGAAGCAGGCCTCGCCGCCTGGCTGGAAGCCGGATACCACGGCGAAATGGATTATATGGCGAAACATGGGATGAAACGCGCGCGTCCGGCCGAACTTGTGGCCGGTACGCGACGCGTGATTTCCGTGCGGCTCGCCTACCTGCCGGCCGAAACGCTCGCTGCCGGCGCGCCCGACGGCGAGCCTGGCGCGCACGCGCCGCACGACTGGCGCGCACGCGAACGGGCGCGGCTCGACGATCCGCAGGCGGCCGTCGTGTCGATCTATGCGCGCGGCCGCGACTATCACAAGGTGCTGCGCAACCGGCTGCAGACGCTCGCGGAGCGCATCGAGCGCGAGATCGGCGCGTTCGGCTACCGCGTGTTCACCGATTCGGCGCCGGTGCTCGAGGTCGAGCTCGCGCAGAAGGCCGGCGTCGGCTGGCGCGGCAAGCACACGCTGCTGCTGCAGCGCGACGCGGGTTCGCTGTTCTTCCTCGGCGAGATCTACGTCGACCTTCCGCTGCCGACCGACGCGCACACGTCGCCCGACACCGCCCCCGAGGCCCCCGGCGCGCACTGCGGCAGTTGCACGCGCTGCATCGACGCGTGCCCGACCGGCGCGATCGTCGAACCGTACCGTGTCGACGCGCGCCGCTGCATCTCGTACCTGACGATCGAACTGAAAGGCAGCATCCCCGAGCCGCTGCGGCCGATGATCGGCAATCGCGTGTACGGCTGCGACGACTGCCAGCTCGTGTGCCCGTGGAACAAGTTTGCGCAGGCCGCACCCGTGGCCGATTTCGACGTGCGGCACGGCCTCGATCGCGCGACGCTCGTCGAACTGTTCGGGTGGGACGCGCAAGCGTTCGATACGCGGATGCAGGGCAGCGCGATCCGGCGCATCGGCTACGAAAGCTGGCTGCGCAATCTCGCGGTCGGGCTCGGCAATGCGCTGCGCGCAAACGCGGACCGGCTTGCGCCGCAGGCGCGCGACGCGATCGTCGCCGCGTTGCGCGCGCGGGCCGACGATCCGTCGCCCGTCGTGCGCGAGCATGTCGAATGGGCGCTGCGTGCCGCGTGAAGGCGGCGTAAAGTGTCGTCGGCGCGCGGCGGTGCCGCGCGCATCCATCGGTCAGGAGAAGGCAATGTTCAACGCAGTCATCGACGCGCCGTTCGGCAAGGTCGGCATCCGTACGGACGCCGCGGTGGTGCGCGAGATCGTCTATCTGCCCGAGTCGGTGAAGTCGGTCGATCCGGATTCGCCGCTCGCGAAGCGCGCGGTCAAGCAGATCGAACGTTATTTCGAGCGCGCGTCGGCGCGCTTCGACCTGCCGCTCGCCGAAGTCGGCAGCGCGTTCCAGCACCGCGTGTGGGACGTGATCAGCGATATCCCGCCCGGCACGGTGCTGACTTACGGCCAGGTCGCGAAGCGGATCGGCAGTGCGCCGCGGGCGGTCGGCCAGGCGTGCGGCGCGAACTACTTTCCGCTCGTGATCCCGTGCCATCGCTTCGTCGCGGCGGGCGGCCTCGGCGGCTTCGCGAACCACGACGACAACGGTTATTACCAGAAGGTGAAGCGCTGGCTGCTGGCGCACGAAGGCGTGCCGTACCGATGAGCGAACCCCTGATTTCCACCGACGCCGACGGCGATGCCGCCGCCGCATCGCCCGCGCTGCTCGCGAGCCGCGCGTCGATCGACGTGTTCTGCGATGCGCTGTGGCTCGAGCACGGGCTCGCGCGCAACACGCTCGACGCGTACCGGCGCGATCTGGTGCTGTTTTCCCAATGGCTGGCCGCGACGCACGATGCGCCGCTCGATTCGGCCGACGAGGCGATGGTGACGGGCTACATCGCCGCGCGCAGCGACGGCAAGGCGACGTCGTCGAACCGGCGGCTGTCCGTGTTCCGTCGCTATTACGGTTGGGCCGTGCGCGAGCATCGCGCGAGCGCGGACCCGACGCTGCGGATCACGTCCGCGAAACAGGCGGCCCGGTTTCCATCGACGCTGTCCGAGGCGCAGGTCGAGGCGCTGCTCGGCGCGCCCGACATCGGCACGCCGCTCGGTCTGCGCGATCGCACGATGCTCGAACTGATGTATGCGAGCGGGCTGCGCGTGAGCGAGCTCGTGACGCTGAAGACCGTCGAGGTCGGCCTCAACGAAGGCGTCGTGCGCGTGATGGGCAAGGGTTCGAAGGAGCGGCTCGTGCCGTTCGGCGAAGTCGCGCACGGCTGGATCGAGCGCTACCTGCGCGACGCGCGGCCGGCATTGCTCGGCGCACGCGCGGCCGACGCGCTGTTCGTGACCGCGCGCGGCGACGGGATGACGCGCCAGCAGTTCTGGAACATCATCAAGCGCCACGCGCAGCAGGCCGACGTGCGCGCGCACCTGTCGCCGCACACGCTGCGGCATGCGTTCGCGACGCACCTGCTGAACCACGGCGCCGACCTGCGCGTCGTGCAGTTGCTGCTCGGCCACAGCGACATCTCGACCACGCAGATCTATACGCACGTTGCGCGCGAGCGGCTGAAGACGCTGCACGCGCAACACCATCCGCGCGGCTAGCGCATCGGGCGCGCGAATCCGGCACGGCGCGGGCTTTGCCGCGTGCGCCGGCCGGCTGGCGTCAGGCCAGGTCGCGCAGCTTGTGCTTCAGCACCTTGCCGGTCGATGCGGCTGGCAACGCGTCGAGCACGCGGATGCGAGCGGGGCGTTTGTAAGGCGCCAGGCGCTCCGCGCACCATGCGTGCAATGCCGCTTCGTCCGCCGCTGCGCCCGGCACCAGCTCGACGAACGCGAGCACTTCCTCGTTGCCTTCGATCGCGCGACCGATGACGGCCGCCTGCACGACGTCCGGATGCGCGTTCAGCACCTGTTCGACTTCGACCGGATACACGTTGAAGCCGGAACGGATGATCAGTTCCTTGCTGCGGCCAGCGATCGTCACCGCGCCGTCCGCTTCCTGCCGCGCGAGATCGCCGGTGCTCAGCCAGCCGTCCGGCGACACGGCCGCGCGCGTCGCATCCGCGTTGCGGTAGTAGCCGAGCATCACGTTTGGCCCGCGCACGCGGATCTCGCCGACTTCGCCCGGCGGCACGTCGGTGCCGTCCGGCGCGACGATCCGCATGTCCACGCCCGGAATCGGTACGCCGACCGAGCTGTCGGCACGCGGCGCGTCGAGCGGCGTCTGCGTGATCGTCGGGCTGCTTTCGGTCATCCCGTAGCCGTTGTGCAGCGCCACGCCGTACACGCGCTCGACGCGCGCTTTCAGGTTCGCGTCGAGCGGCGAGCCGCCCGAATACGCGAAGCGCAGGCGCGGCGCGTGCCATGCGTGGCCGTGCGTGTGCAGGTGTTCGAGCAGCTTCGCGTGCATCGCCGGCACGCCCTGGAAGATCGTGACGCCTTCGTCGGCGAGCGCGACGCGCACGGCCTCCGGCGCAAAGCGCGGCGCGAGCCGCAGCGTCGCGCCCGCATACAGGCTGCCGAGGCAGACCGACGCGAGCCCGTACACGTGCGACACCGGCAGCACCGTGTAGACGACGTCGTCCGGCGACACGCGGCGCAGCGTGCTCGACGTCGCCGCGATGAACAACAGGTTGCGGTGCGACAGCATCACGCCTTTCGGCGCGCCGGTCGTGCCGGTCGTGTAGATCAGCGCCGCGCATTGCGCGGCACCGTCGGCGGCTACCGGTTCGCTCGGTGCGCTCGCGTCGACGTGATACGACCATGCGCCGATGTCGACCGGCAGCGCGCCGGCGGGCGTCGCGCCGAGTCGCGCCGCGTGGGCACGGGCGTCGGGCGATGCGTCCGTCGCGAACGCGATCAGCTTCGGACGCGCGTGCGCGGCGATCGCATCGAGTTCGCCGGCCGACAGCCGCGCGTTCGACACGAGCGCCCACGCGTCGACGCGGGCGACCGCGAACAGCAGCACGATCTGCGCGACGCAGTTTTCCGCGACGATCATCACGCGATCACCGCCTTGCACGCCGAGGCTCGCGAGCCGCGCGGCCGCCGCATCGACGGCCCGCGACAAGTCGCCGTACGACAGGCGGCGCGCGTCTTCGATCAGCGCCGGATGCGCGGGCGCCTGCGCGGCCCGGCGCGCGGGCACGTCGGCGATGCGGCCGGGCAGCGCGGCCAGCAGCGCTTCGACGTCGAGCGGCTCGGATGAACGGATGGACGAGGGCATGGCGTCTCCAGAAAAAGGCGGGCGGCGGCTTGACGATGTTTGCGAACGATCGTGCCATGACGGCGCGCGCGCCACAATCGGCCGATCGGGCAATAGCGCTTCGCGATGTCCGCAACGATGATGAGCGGAATCGTTGCGGCGATGTCGCCGGTCGCCCGGCGGATGGCCGCCCCGCGGAAAACGGGCCGCGAGTATACCGCCGGCGCGGGCACGCCATCGCGCGCCCGCCGGTCGTTCGCCATTAGAATGCCGCCATGAGCAAATCCAGACACGTGTCCGAAACCCCTGCGACCCAGTTGTTGCGCCGCCACGGCGTCGCATTCGGCGAGCATCCGTACGAATACGTCGAACACGGCGGCACCGGCGAATCGGCACGCCAGCTCGGCGTCGAAGAGCACAGCGTCGTGAAGACGCTCGTGATGGAGGACGAACACGCGAAGCCGCTGATCGTGCTGATGCACGGCGACCGTACCGTGTCGACGAAGAACCTCGCGCGGCAGATCGGCGCGAAGCGCGTCGAGCCATGCAAGCCCGAGGTCGCGAACCGCCACTCGGGTTATCTCGTCGGCGGCACGTCGCCGTTCGGCACGCGCAAGACGATGCCCGTCTACGTCGAGGCGACGATCCTCGAATTGCCGACGATCTACCTGAACGGCGGCCGCCGCGGCTACCTCGTCAGCCTCGCGCCGGCGGTGCTCACGTCGCTGCTCGGCGCGCAGCCCGTGCAGTGCGCGAGCGTCGACTGAGGGTTTCACCTTCGTGGCAGGCCGCGCTCGTTCGGTAGAATGGGCGCCGTTTCGGCTTGCCGCGCACAGCCGTCCCTTTACCGATACGTTGAAAGAAGAGTCCTCCGCATGCAGATCCTGCTCGCCGCCCTCGTTGCCTACCTGATCGGTTCGGTGTCGTTCGCCGTCGTCGTCAGCACCGCGATGGGCCTGGCCGACCCGCGTTCGTACGGGTCGAAGAATCCCGGCGCGACCAACGTGCTGCGCAGCGGCAACAAGAAAGCCGCGATCCTGACGCTCGTCGGCGACGCGTTCAAGGGCTGGGTTGCCGTCTGGCTCGCACGGCGCTTCGGCCTGCCCGACGTCGCGGTCGCATGGGTCGCGATCGCCGTGTTCCTCGGCCACCTGTATCCGGTGTTCTTCCGCTTCCAGGGCGGCAAGGGCGTTGCGACCGCGGCCGGCGTGCTGCTCGCCGTGCACCCGGTGCTCGGGCTCGCGACCGCGCTGACCTGGCTGATCGTCGCGTTCTTCTTCCGCTATTCGTCGCTCGCGGCGCTGGTGGCAGCGGTATTCGCGCCGGTGTTCGACGTGTTCCTGTTCGGCACGGGCCACAACCCGGTCGCGTGGGCCGTGCTCGCGATGAGCGTGCTGCTCGTGTGGCGTCACCGCGGCAACATTTCGAAGCTGCTCGCGGGGCAGGAGAGCCGGATCGGCGACAAGAAGAAGGCGGCCGCGGACGGCGGCGCGCAGGACGGCGGGAAAGCCTGACGAAGCGGCGGCTGCCGCGTGCCGGGCGCGCCGCGTGTGCGGGGCCCGGCGGGATGACGGGACGGATCGGCCCGCGATCAGTCGCGGAAGTTGTTGAAGTCGAGCGGCGTATCGGTCACGTCCTTGCGCAGCATCGCGATCACGCCCTGCAGGTCGTCGCGCTTCGTGCCCGACACGCGCACCGCGTCGCCCTGGATGCTCGCCTGCACCTTGATCTTGCTGTCCTTCACGAGCCGCACGATCTTCTTCGCGAGATCGCCCGTCACGCCTTTCTTCACGGTGACGATCTGCTTGACCTTGTCGCCGCCGATCTTCTCGACCTTGCCGTAGTCGAGAAAGCGCACGTCGACGTTGCGCTTGGCCAGCTTGCTGATCAGCACGTCCTTGACCTGGCCGAGCTTGAAATCGTCGTCGGCGAACAGCGTCAGCTCGCGTTCCTTCTGCTCGACGCGCGCGTCGGAGCCCTTGAAGTCGAAGCGCGTCGAAATTTCCTTGTTCGACTGCTCGATGGCGTTCTTCACTTCGATCATGTTCGCTTCGGAAACGACGTCGAACGATGGCATGGCATTCTCCCTTGAGATGCGGGCACCCGGCTCGCGCGCGGGCACTCGCTATAATTGCGGACTGTTTGCCATTTTACCGATGCCCCTCCGTTTGCCCAAGACCGGCCGTGCGCCGGCCCGGGCCGACGTGACCGCGAATGCCGATGCCTCCTGACGATTCCGCCCTGTCGCTGCTTCCCGACCATCCGCTCGCCGCGCACAACACGTTCGGCATTGCCGCGAACGCGCGCTTCGCCGCGCGCATCACGCATGCGTCGCAGTTCGAGGCGCTGCATCGCGACCCGCGCGTCGCGAACCTGCCGCAGCTCGTGCTCGGCGGCGGCAGCAATGTCGTGTTCACGCGTGATTTCGACGGCGTCGTGCTGCTCGACGAGATCGCGGGCCGCCGCGTCGTGCGCGAGGACGACGACGCGTGGTACGTCGAGGCCGGCGGCGGCGAGAACTGGCACGCGTTTGTCGCGTGGACGCTCGAGCACGGGATGCCGGGCCTCGAGAACCTCGCGCTGATTCCGGGCACGGTCGGCGCCGCGCCGATCCAGAACATCGGCGCGTACGGCCTCGAGATGAAGGCGTATTTCGACTCGCTGGTCGCGGTCGAGCTCGCGACGGGGCGCAGCGAGCGCTTCGACGCCGCGCGCTGCGCATTCGGCTATCGCGACAGCTTCTTCAAGCGGGAAGGACGCGGCCGGTTCGCGATCGTGTCGGTGACGTTCAGGCTGCCCAGGCAATGGACGCCGCGGCTCGGCTACGCGGACGTCACGCGCGAGCTCGACACGCGCGGCATCGCGCCCGATGCGGCGACGCCGCGCGACGTGTTCGACGCGGTCGTCGCGATCCGCCGCGCGAAGCTGCCCGATCCGCTCGCGCTCGGCAACGCGGGCAGTTTCTTCAAGAATCCGGTGATCGATGCCGCGCAGTTCGATGCGCTGCGTCCGCGCGCGCCCGATGTCGTGTCGTATCCGCAGCCGGACGGGCAGGTGAAGCTCGCGGCCGGCTGGCTGATCGACCGCTGCGGCTGGAAGGGGCGTGCGCTCGGCGCCGCAGCCGTGCACGACCGCCAGGCGCTCGTGCTCGTCAATCGCGGCGGCGCGACGGGCGCCGACGTGCTCGCGCTGGCGCGGGCGATCCAGCACGACGTGTTCGCGAAATTCGGTGTCGAGCTGGAGCCGGAGCCGGTTTGCCT is part of the Burkholderia pyrrocinia genome and harbors:
- the trxA gene encoding thioredoxin, encoding MDTTLATFEKDVIEASLDTPVLVDFWAPWCGPCKTLGPLLEKLEGDYAGRWKLVKVNVDENQELAAHFQTRSIPHVIAFADGRPVDQFVGVLPEGQLRAFLDRLLPAPEEAERRAAQYAMAESRNDDALTHLEAALALNPGFDDARLDLIELLLASNQVELARAEAERLSPQIVEGGDPRYQAIKTRFDALDATADLPPTDALEARIAANPGDLDARFDLAQSLIARRAYEGALEQLLEIVTRDRAYGDDLGRKTMISVFELAGDRPDIVAGWRRKLSMALN
- the tsaE gene encoding tRNA (adenosine(37)-N6)-threonylcarbamoyltransferase complex ATPase subunit type 1 TsaE; translated protein: MPATSHTPHAVMLPAPFAEHVIALADEAATEAFGTRFAHALDAARIDLARAHAFDGLQIQLVGDLGAGKTSLVRAILRGLGHQGRVRSPTYTLVEPYALERSDGELEVYHFDLYRFNDPAEWSDAGFREYFNSSAICLVEWPQQAGALLGVPDLVFSLDVDGDGRALTVRAYSASGKACLERC
- the queG gene encoding tRNA epoxyqueuosine(34) reductase QueG, with the translated sequence MNRLPELAASDRPSTRAEGAAPCALDEAALTALAARIRAWGRELGFGAIGISDTDLSDAEAGLAAWLEAGYHGEMDYMAKHGMKRARPAELVAGTRRVISVRLAYLPAETLAAGAPDGEPGAHAPHDWRARERARLDDPQAAVVSIYARGRDYHKVLRNRLQTLAERIEREIGAFGYRVFTDSAPVLEVELAQKAGVGWRGKHTLLLQRDAGSLFFLGEIYVDLPLPTDAHTSPDTAPEAPGAHCGSCTRCIDACPTGAIVEPYRVDARRCISYLTIELKGSIPEPLRPMIGNRVYGCDDCQLVCPWNKFAQAAPVADFDVRHGLDRATLVELFGWDAQAFDTRMQGSAIRRIGYESWLRNLAVGLGNALRANADRLAPQARDAIVAALRARADDPSPVVREHVEWALRAA
- a CDS encoding N-acetylmuramoyl-L-alanine amidase, coding for MSRKMLIKPFRSIESAATATHNWRRRQILRAGASTLVLGLVAPRLAHASSVLGVRVWPARDYTRVTIESDQPLQNSQQLLQGPDRLVVDLSGLDLDQALRDLVSKIAPNDPQIQSVRVGQYQPHVVRMVFDLKGSVKPQVFTLPPVGTYKYRLVFDLYPAVAPDPLTDLIAQTERKEQALNDTVRAQQMQPPTALNGPATPPPAAGDNSDAFFQRFAQNTPATPRTPPAAATPSTPAKPAVKPPPVIARRDDSDDDGDTYKFTAPKSGKGGTVRLLTVAIDPGHGGEDPGAIGGGGTYEKHIALDIAKKLRAKIDGAPNMRAMMTRDADFFVPLNVRVQKARRVGADLFVSIHADAFTTPSARGSSVFALSDHGATSAAARWMANKENSSDLIGGINIKTADAAVNRALFDMSTTAQIRDSLRYGNYVLKEVGGINKLHKGSVEQAGFAVLKAPDIPSILVETAFISNPDEERRLNDDSYRDEMADAIFRGIKRYFAANPPLAKGRMA
- a CDS encoding pirin family protein, with amino-acid sequence MTVPIKALLKPHVRDIGNLQVRRTLPALAARLVGPFIFFDHMGPAMLPAGTGLDVRPHPHIGLATVTYLFDGAILHRDSLGSLQEIVPGDVNWMTAGRGIVHSERTPDAQRASGHTVHGIQTWVALPRAHETTEPSFEHHAADTLPTHDDGGVSLTVIAGDAFGLRSPVTTFSRTLYVAAEFAAGGRIELDASHEERAVYVVDGDLAIDGTPVPAERMAVLAPGATVALTSATGARAMLLGGDKIDGERFIEWNFVASSRDAIERAKQAWTRQEMGKVPGETEWIPLPESKPR
- a CDS encoding EamA family transporter; the protein is MAPKDLLLALVVILAWGVNFVVIKVGLHGMPPMLLGALRFTLAAVPAVFFVRRPQIPWRLLVLYGATIQLGQFVLLFTGMYVGMPAGLASLVLQSQAFFTLVFAMLFLGERLRVQSLIGLAIAAGGLVVIAAQGGRAMTLAGFLLTIGSAAMWAFGNIVTKKVGKANLVSLVVWASLVPPVPFFLLSLWFEGPHRIATALAGLNGASIFAVVYLAFVATLLGYGLWSRLMSRYPAAQVAQFSLLVPIVGLASSSLLLDEHLTRAQLIGAALVMGGLAVNVFGGKLVRRFAVS
- the tcdA gene encoding tRNA cyclic N6-threonylcarbamoyladenosine(37) synthase TcdA; translation: MSSADTAPPSSSDLTPSPTIQLDVDRERRFGGVARLYGAPAAAAFERAHVAVIGIGGVGSWTAEALARSAIGTLTLIDLDNVAESNTNRQIHALDGNYGKPKVDAMAERIALIDPACRVNRIEDFAEPDNFDALLGGGFDYVIDAIDSVRTKVALIAWCVAKRQPLVTVGGAGGQLDPTRIRIDDLALTIQDPLLSKVRAQLRKQHGFPRGPKARFKVSAVYSDEPLIYPEAAACDIEDGAEPSTAAHVAGLNCAGFGSSVCVTASFGFAAAAHALRAIAVQAAG